Proteins from one Camelina sativa cultivar DH55 chromosome 8, Cs, whole genome shotgun sequence genomic window:
- the LOC104706437 gene encoding uncharacterized protein LOC104706437, giving the protein MDSNGGFHEVEKNGKLFLVYHHPKYCPIPEIHTPTSSAELSLQPLFLCPNERQQRHVFYKHGFYLLSSSPEYVIPTTTDSSDHHVLPLFWCNNKEFDADGGCDLCRGSNFGTDYYFCNYCDDKFHRECIQSPLKINHPYHPQHPLQLLLRYYGDSDDIECLCCRILANGLMYHCTICQIFMHPTCAMKPIPFVVDPPKNHVHPLMFFSRQTCLTCNLCGWLRQVCPTYICVRCNFVSHTDCMNLPHIIKISRHHHRISFTLSFPSRSERFCGVCRQSIKGDHSVYTCDTCSNYIVHPICATWKNVWDGKELEGVPEEDDITQDVGPFEMISEGVILYFLHDHHLRLEVNILYDENKFCQACVLPIYEGDLYSCMECEFILHETCSKAPRRIQHALHLHPLKMKQFHNRDYSSCDACGRMYNGFGYACNYKGGDCFNLDVRCVTLPYKAKYQHYDTHPLTLLWGDEVSEKDWCEVCERNLQDTGAKVFYGSKSVLRVQ; this is encoded by the exons ATGGATTCTAACGGTGGATTTCATGAGGTGGAAAAGAATGGTAAATTGTTTTTGGTATACCATCACCCTAAGTATTGTCCCATACCCGAAATACATACACCAACCTCCTCCGCTGAGCTATCTCTTCAACCTCTTTTCTTATGTCCTAATGAACGACAGCAAAGGCATGTTTTTTATAAGCATGGCTTTTATCTTCTCAGTTCTTCCCCCGAGTACGTAATTCCTACAACAACGGATTCTTCTGATCATCATGTACTCCCTCTGTTTTGGTGCAACAATAAGGAATTTGATGCCGATGGTGGGTGTGACCTATGCAGAGGCTCAAATTTTGGTACAGACTATTACTTCTGTAACTACTGTGATGATAAATTCCATAGGGAATGTATCCAGTCTCCACTAAAAATTAATCATCCTTACCACCCTCAACATCCTCTCCAACTTTTACTTCGTTATTATGGGGATTCCGACGATATTGAGTGTTTATGTTGTAGAATATTAGCAAATGGGTTAATGTATCATTGTACGATATGTCAGATTTTTATGCATCCAACATGTGCGATGAAACCAATACCCTTTGTTGTAGACCCACCAAAAAACCATGTTCATCCTCTCATGTTTTTCTCCAGACAAACTTGCTTAACTTGTAACCTTTGTGGTTGGCTGAGACAAGTTTGTCCCACCTACATTTGTGTCAGATGCAACTTTGTATCTCATACTGATTGTATGAATCTCCCACACATCATCAAGATATCACGTCACCACCATCGCATCTCCTTTACTCTTTCTTTTCCATCAAGATCAGAACGGTTTTGTGGAGTTTGTCGTCAAAGTATTAAAGGTGATCATAGTGTGTATACGTGTGACACGTGTAGCAATTATATTGTTCATCCAATATGTGCTACATGGAAGAATGTGTGGGATGGAAAAGAACTCGAAGGTGTaccagaagaagatgatataacACAAGATGTTGGGCCGTTCGAAATGATATCTGAAGGAGTGatactttattttcttcatgaCCATCATCTCCGACTCGAGGTCAATATACTTTATGACGAGAATAAATTTTGTCAAGCGTGTGTCCTTCCTATCTATGAAGGTGACTTGTATTCATGTATGGAGTGTGAGTTCATCCTCCATGAAACATGTTCTAAGGCTCCCCGTAGAATTCAACATGCCTTACATCTTCATCCACTTAAAATGAAGCAGTTTCACAATAGAGATTATTCTAGTTGTGATGCTTGTGGTCGTATGTACAATGGCTTTGGCTATGCGTGCAATTACAAAGGTGGAGACTGCTTTAATTTAGATGTAAG GTGCGTTACCTTACCATACAAAGCAAAATATCAGCATTACGACACACATCCTCTCACGTTGTTATGGGGTGACGAAGTAAGCGAGAAAGATTGGTGTGAGGTGTGCGAACGTAATTTACAAGATACGGGAGCAAAAGTGTTTTACGGGAGCAAAAGTGTTTTACGGGTGCAATGA